In a genomic window of Sphingomonas bisphenolicum:
- the istB gene encoding IS21-like element helper ATPase IstB: MLSHPTCDRLEAIGLSGMAKALHEQRRVGATFESLSFEERLGLLVDREAAERDAKKLATRLRFAALRHAACVEDIDMRSPRGIDVAVMAHLIDGSWINRHENLLITGPTGLGKSWIACALGNKACRDGRRVVYHRVPRLFQMLAIAKGDGRHARVLKAIERTELLILDDWGLSVLTATERRDLLEILDDRQGRGSTIVTSQLPVDQWFEVIGDPTLADAILDRLVHNAHRLTLSGDSMRKKMSTMKLLDQSLQP, from the coding sequence TTGCTGTCCCATCCCACTTGCGACCGTCTGGAGGCTATCGGGCTTTCCGGTATGGCAAAGGCACTTCATGAACAGCGGCGCGTTGGCGCGACGTTTGAAAGCCTCAGCTTTGAAGAAAGGCTGGGATTGCTCGTCGATCGCGAAGCTGCAGAGCGTGACGCCAAGAAGCTGGCTACGCGGTTACGTTTTGCCGCCCTGCGCCACGCGGCCTGTGTTGAAGATATCGACATGCGCAGCCCTCGCGGCATTGATGTCGCGGTGATGGCGCATCTGATCGATGGCAGCTGGATCAACCGGCACGAAAATTTGCTGATCACAGGGCCAACAGGGTTGGGCAAAAGCTGGATCGCCTGCGCACTGGGCAACAAAGCTTGCCGTGATGGTCGCCGGGTTGTCTATCATCGCGTGCCCCGCCTGTTCCAGATGTTGGCCATAGCCAAAGGCGACGGACGACATGCCCGCGTTCTCAAAGCCATCGAACGTACGGAACTGCTCATCCTTGATGATTGGGGGCTCTCAGTCCTGACGGCAACAGAGCGACGCGATCTGCTGGAAATCCTCGACGATCGACAAGGTCGGGGCTCCACCATCGTCACCAGTCAGCTTCCGGTGGATCAATGGTTCGAGGTTATCGGCGATCCCACCCTGGCAGATGCGATCCTCGACCGCCTGGTCCACAACGCTCACCGCCTAACCCTGAGCGGCGACAGCATGCGAAAAAAGATGAGCACCATGAAATTGCTTGACCAAAGCCTTCAGCCCTGA
- a CDS encoding type IV secretion system protein, with amino-acid sequence MKALRALAIVSGLTMSMPAFAQGIPVYDSSTFLQTLSTVKNTLSMIEQGKQQISQATELYNSVNKLTNVNQIASSLNTDAVRHLLPSEARDIQRLMSSDTTGLGSLGTAADRIRISNRVELPELRPDATAFERSNRDSISRNGDMAARDAAIAEAAYGVTAQRTTGLEELRSSLDTASDAKDVMDIQARVGVENAHIQNDAVQLQALTMRQQAERKRGLEAADQAASAIGC; translated from the coding sequence ATGAAAGCATTACGAGCGCTCGCGATTGTCAGCGGACTGACGATGTCCATGCCGGCGTTCGCGCAAGGCATCCCGGTCTATGATTCCAGCACCTTCCTGCAGACGCTCTCGACCGTGAAGAACACCCTGTCGATGATCGAGCAGGGCAAACAGCAGATTTCGCAGGCGACCGAGCTCTACAACAGCGTCAACAAGCTGACGAACGTCAACCAGATCGCGTCGTCCCTGAACACCGATGCCGTTCGCCACCTCTTGCCGAGCGAAGCACGGGATATTCAGCGCCTCATGTCATCTGACACCACGGGCCTCGGTAGCCTTGGGACCGCCGCAGATCGGATCCGTATCAGCAACCGCGTCGAGCTTCCCGAACTGCGCCCGGATGCGACGGCTTTCGAGCGGTCGAACCGCGATTCCATCTCTCGAAATGGTGACATGGCGGCGCGCGACGCGGCCATTGCCGAGGCAGCGTATGGCGTCACCGCCCAGCGGACGACAGGTCTCGAGGAACTGCGCTCGTCGCTCGACACCGCGTCAGACGCGAAGGACGTGATGGATATCCAAGCCCGTGTCGGCGTGGAAAATGCTCATATCCAGAACGACGCAGTGCAACTTCAGGCGCTCACAATGAGGCAGCAGGCGGAGCGTAAGCGTGGGCTGGAGGCCGCAGATCAGGCGGCTTCGGCGATCGGTTGCTGA
- the istA gene encoding IS21 family transposase, translating into MPTGRLTMRRIRDVLRLKFAQGLSERAIASSLGLGKGSVGTYLRRARDAGLGWPLPEGLDDDSLELLLFPNASDVADPDRPVPDWAVIDQELRKRGVTRMLLWQEYRAQHPHGFGYTWFCTHFDAWKGRVRPSMRQTHVGGEKVFVDFSGDTIEIVDPATGEVKAAKLFVAAMGASSYTYALAVASEGLEDWIAAHVGMFAYLGGVPKVVVPDNLKSAVIKPDRYDPGLNRTYAEMAGYYGTAILPARVRKPKDKAKVEVAVQVAQRWILARLRNRRFFSLAELNTAIRPLLDELNMRVMRDYGASRADLFATLDRPNLQPLPADPYVFARWKRARVAPDYHIEVDRCWYSVPFNLIRQDVDARVTHATVEIFHRGKRVASHLRDPGRRSHVTAAEHMPSAHRRYAEWSATRILNSAAKLGPSVAAFCDIVMQDRPHPEQGFRTCLGVLSLAKSFEPRRIDAACRRAVAIKARSVASIRSILKTGLDQAFLEPDPEELPLQHRNIRGQNYYH; encoded by the coding sequence ATGCCGACAGGACGTTTGACCATGCGCCGTATTCGCGACGTTTTGCGATTGAAGTTTGCCCAAGGGCTGAGTGAGCGGGCGATTGCGTCCTCGCTTGGGCTTGGGAAAGGGAGTGTGGGCACGTACCTGCGGCGCGCCCGGGATGCTGGACTGGGCTGGCCCCTGCCGGAGGGGCTGGATGATGACAGCCTTGAGCTGCTGCTATTCCCGAACGCTTCAGACGTGGCCGATCCAGACCGGCCAGTTCCGGATTGGGCCGTAATTGATCAGGAACTGCGCAAGCGCGGGGTCACGCGCATGTTGCTGTGGCAGGAATACCGGGCACAGCACCCCCACGGATTTGGCTACACATGGTTTTGCACCCACTTTGACGCGTGGAAAGGCCGTGTACGGCCGAGCATGCGGCAAACGCATGTGGGCGGCGAAAAGGTGTTTGTCGACTTCTCCGGCGACACGATCGAGATCGTTGACCCGGCAACCGGTGAGGTGAAAGCGGCCAAGCTGTTCGTCGCAGCGATGGGGGCCTCAAGCTATACCTACGCCTTGGCTGTTGCCAGCGAAGGGCTGGAGGATTGGATTGCGGCCCATGTGGGGATGTTTGCCTATCTGGGCGGTGTGCCGAAGGTGGTCGTACCCGACAACCTGAAATCGGCTGTGATTAAGCCGGACCGCTATGATCCCGGCTTGAACCGGACCTATGCTGAAATGGCCGGGTACTACGGCACAGCAATCCTGCCGGCGCGCGTGCGAAAGCCAAAAGACAAGGCCAAAGTCGAGGTAGCCGTGCAAGTCGCCCAGCGCTGGATCCTGGCAAGGTTGCGCAATCGCAGGTTCTTCTCACTAGCCGAGCTGAACACTGCCATCCGGCCATTGCTCGACGAATTGAACATGCGCGTCATGCGTGACTATGGCGCCAGTCGCGCTGATTTGTTCGCCACATTGGATCGTCCGAACTTGCAGCCGCTGCCCGCCGATCCCTATGTCTTTGCGCGCTGGAAACGGGCCCGTGTCGCCCCCGATTATCACATCGAGGTAGATCGCTGCTGGTATTCTGTGCCGTTCAACTTGATCCGGCAGGACGTGGACGCGCGGGTTACTCATGCCACGGTAGAAATCTTCCATCGTGGCAAACGCGTCGCTAGCCATCTGCGCGATCCCGGACGGCGTAGTCATGTCACGGCGGCCGAGCATATGCCGTCGGCGCACCGCCGCTATGCCGAATGGTCCGCGACGCGCATTCTGAACAGCGCCGCAAAGCTGGGGCCCTCCGTGGCTGCGTTTTGCGATATCGTAATGCAGGACAGGCCGCACCCCGAACAAGGCTTCCGAACCTGCCTGGGCGTGCTGTCGTTGGCCAAAAGCTTCGAGCCCCGGCGGATCGATGCCGCATGCCGCCGGGCCGTCGCCATCAAGGCCCGATCGGTCGCATCCATCCGCTCGATCCTGAAGACCGGTCTTGATCAGGCTTTCCTGGAACCAGACCCCGAAGAGCTGCCGCTGCAACACCGCAACATCCGCGGCCAGAACTATTACCACTGA
- the tnpC gene encoding IS66 family transposase, producing the protein MAELEAALAAAHADISARDILIDTLRVQIARLKRMQFGKSSEKLDTQIAQLELALEELEGEAIVAAARRGDPVAVDRPSPVRTLPAHLPREEQRIEPDQGNCTCPDCGGALRPLGQDSDEMLDAVPVQWRVVRTIRPKYSCRSCEKIVQAPAPVKAIARGKATFGTLAHVVVSKFDHHLPLYRQAEIMAAQGIEIDRSTLAGWVGQASVLLDPIVSRIREVGLTASKIHTDDTPVPMLDPGRGKTATGRLWAYAVDDRGSGATSPPLVWYEFTTDRTGAHPQRQLASFTGYLQADGYAGYDKLYDTNRVTEVACWAHFRRKIFDIHATKPTPLTTDLLERIGQLYEIEAEVRGHQPDIRRRSRQDRTKPLIDELHEALDDALRRLSPKSEMAKAIAYGRKRWVALTRFLDDGRLEIDNNIAERAMRCVALGRKNWLFAGSKAGGDQAAAIYSIIETAKLNGLEPQAYIADVIAKIAGDWPAARWDELMPWNWQPDQQPIAEAA; encoded by the coding sequence ATCGCCGAGCTTGAAGCCGCATTGGCCGCCGCCCATGCCGATATTTCCGCCCGCGACATCCTGATCGACACGCTGCGCGTGCAGATCGCGCGCCTCAAGCGGATGCAGTTCGGCAAGTCGTCTGAGAAGCTCGATACCCAGATTGCTCAGCTTGAGCTGGCCCTTGAAGAGCTCGAAGGCGAGGCCATCGTCGCCGCCGCGCGTCGAGGCGATCCGGTAGCCGTCGATCGGCCATCACCGGTTCGGACGCTGCCAGCTCATTTGCCGCGCGAGGAGCAGCGGATCGAGCCCGATCAGGGTAACTGCACCTGTCCCGACTGCGGCGGCGCGTTGCGGCCGCTGGGGCAGGATAGCGACGAGATGCTCGATGCCGTGCCGGTGCAGTGGCGCGTCGTTCGGACCATCCGCCCCAAGTATAGCTGCCGGTCCTGCGAGAAGATCGTGCAGGCGCCCGCGCCGGTAAAGGCGATAGCGCGGGGCAAGGCGACCTTCGGCACGCTGGCCCATGTCGTCGTCTCCAAGTTCGACCATCATCTGCCGCTTTACCGTCAGGCCGAGATAATGGCCGCCCAAGGCATCGAGATCGACCGCTCGACGCTGGCAGGGTGGGTCGGGCAAGCATCCGTGCTGCTCGACCCGATCGTCAGTCGCATCCGCGAGGTCGGACTGACGGCTTCAAAGATTCACACCGACGATACGCCGGTCCCTATGCTCGATCCGGGACGTGGCAAGACGGCAACCGGCAGGCTCTGGGCCTATGCCGTCGACGATCGCGGTTCTGGTGCGACCTCACCGCCGTTGGTCTGGTATGAGTTCACCACCGACCGGACAGGCGCACATCCCCAACGGCAGCTGGCCAGTTTCACCGGCTATCTTCAGGCGGACGGCTATGCCGGATACGACAAGCTCTACGACACCAACCGCGTCACCGAGGTCGCCTGCTGGGCGCATTTCCGCCGCAAGATATTCGACATCCACGCGACCAAGCCGACACCGCTCACCACTGATCTGCTGGAACGCATCGGCCAACTCTATGAGATCGAAGCAGAGGTTCGCGGCCATCAGCCTGATATCCGACGACGAAGCCGACAGGACCGCACCAAGCCATTGATCGACGAACTGCACGAGGCGCTCGACGATGCGCTGCGCCGTCTTTCGCCCAAGTCGGAGATGGCCAAGGCGATCGCTTATGGCCGCAAGCGCTGGGTCGCGCTCACGCGCTTCCTCGACGATGGCCGACTGGAGATTGATAACAACATTGCGGAGCGCGCCATGCGCTGCGTGGCCCTGGGCCGCAAAAACTGGCTGTTTGCAGGATCAAAGGCGGGCGGTGATCAGGCCGCTGCCATCTACTCCATCATCGAGACTGCCAAGCTCAATGGCCTCGAACCGCAGGCCTACATCGCCGATGTCATCGCCAAGATCGCTGGCGACTGGCCTGCCGCGCGCTGGGATGAACTCATGCCTTGGAACTGGCAGCCAGATCAGCAACCGATCGCCGAAGCCGCCTGA